In Nitratiruptor sp. YY09-18, a single window of DNA contains:
- a CDS encoding DUF1194 domain-containing protein, with translation MKFFLRIVAVGLVLLNVSGFAASVQRDICLLLDGSGSIGSSDWQLQLQANADAIKDPNIVPQDGSIAISVVQFSSTAQVEVSRTIITDQTTADNVANQILSINQMGGGTYMSTGINTCAQTIDTTNSNTKKIIDISTDGQASDLSATLTAADNAYNNNNIIINAIGVGSGVDVNELNQIVRPQPASQIPNDGFVVLAPDYQHYNDSLKEKLKAETGQVTQSVAVPLSNSSKLLMIFGIIALVGFFYQRRESSSHI, from the coding sequence ATGAAGTTCTTTTTAAGAATAGTAGCAGTAGGTCTAGTACTTTTGAATGTTTCCGGCTTTGCCGCTAGTGTACAAAGAGATATATGTCTCTTACTTGATGGGTCAGGAAGTATAGGTAGTAGTGATTGGCAATTGCAGCTCCAAGCAAATGCAGATGCAATTAAAGATCCAAATATTGTTCCTCAGGATGGTAGTATTGCTATTAGTGTTGTTCAATTTTCTTCTACTGCACAAGTAGAAGTAAGCAGAACAATTATAACAGATCAGACAACTGCTGATAATGTTGCAAATCAAATATTGAGCATAAATCAAATGGGTGGTGGAACTTATATGTCTACTGGTATTAATACTTGTGCACAAACTATTGATACGACCAATTCTAATACAAAAAAAATTATAGATATAAGTACCGATGGCCAAGCAAGTGATCTTAGTGCAACTTTAACTGCAGCAGATAATGCATACAACAATAACAATATCATAATAAATGCAATTGGAGTTGGATCAGGGGTAGATGTCAACGAACTAAATCAAATTGTTCGACCTCAACCTGCAAGCCAAATTCCTAATGATGGCTTTGTTGTTCTCGCACCAGATTATCAACATTATAACGATTCATTAAAAGAAAAATTAAAAGCTGAAACAGGACAAGTAACACAAAGTGTAGCAGTGCCTCTCTCAAATTCTTCTAAATTATTAATGATATTTGGAATTATTGCTTTGGTAGGATTTTTTTATCAAAGACGAGAGTCTAGTAGCCACATTTAA